From the genome of bacterium:
TCCCGCCATGGAAACCGGTTCATCCTTTTCACCTGGTTCTGCCTCTTCGGTATTCGGGCTACCTGACCGCTGCCCCGGCAGAACGTCCACCAGTTTGCCGAAGACCCACGCTTCACGTCCCTGATCGAGGGTTATGAGACACCACAGACCCTCCGTTCTGACGAGGGAAAACGCCTCCCCTTTTTCGGCCTGGAAGAGAACAGGGTATGTCGTACCCGGCCCCTGACGAACGTTGACGACAGTACCTTTCACCTTCACGTAGTCAGCTTGGGTCAGCGGTGGGAACGCAACCAGGAAAAGAAGGCTGAAAGAGGCCAGAATGCTATGTTTTATAATGGTTTTTACCTCCAGCGTTTCAGACAAGATCGACACGTTCAAGGTTGATGGACTCGCAAAAAGTCCATCAACGCGCCCCGCGCGGGGCGCCCAAATCAATGACTCACTCCGTAAGTCATT
Proteins encoded in this window:
- a CDS encoding SH3 domain-containing protein codes for the protein MKGTVVNVRQGPGTTYPVLFQAEKGEAFSLVRTEGLWCLITLDQGREAWVFGKLVDVLPGQRSGSPNTEEAEPGEKDEPVSMAGKVAGFIFLLLFLTSSAVAVWKREQLLRFVGRKLKEIAGYRREQPFRYDNRKPSDDSWEL